One stretch of Streptomyces sp. MMBL 11-1 DNA includes these proteins:
- the mycP gene encoding type VII secretion-associated serine protease mycosin encodes MTRRPHRVLAAVCAAAVLALIPAAPAHADAIRDQQWALDALRTDRAWETTRGRGVTVAVLDTGVDDAHPDLTGQVLPGKDLVGFGAARGDSAWALHGTAMAGIIAGRGNGPGRSDGILGIAPEARILPVRVILESKDPARAKARKSRGTALADGIRWAADNGADVINLSLGDDSESAHPDPGEDAAIQYALSKGVPVVASAGNGGEKGDRISYPAAYPGVIAVAAVDEYGTHASFSTRRWYATVSAPGVDIVVANPDGHYYIEWGTSAAAAFVSGAVALVRAAHPGLDPVQIKKLLADTARDAPAQGRDDARGYGIVDPAEAIEAGARLRPADLDAKAAPAGHRGRYFGDGPAPARTADATANWAAPLAAGLGAALLAVAVVLWRGRNAPGRR; translated from the coding sequence ATGACCCGACGACCCCACCGCGTCCTCGCCGCGGTCTGCGCCGCCGCCGTCCTCGCGCTCATCCCCGCCGCGCCCGCCCACGCGGACGCCATCCGCGACCAGCAGTGGGCCCTGGACGCCCTGCGCACCGACCGGGCCTGGGAGACCACCCGGGGCCGGGGCGTCACCGTCGCCGTCCTGGACACCGGGGTCGACGACGCCCACCCCGACCTGACGGGCCAGGTGCTCCCCGGCAAGGACCTCGTCGGCTTCGGCGCCGCCCGCGGCGACTCCGCCTGGGCCCTGCACGGCACCGCGATGGCCGGCATCATCGCCGGGCGCGGCAACGGCCCCGGGCGCTCCGACGGCATCCTCGGCATAGCCCCCGAGGCCCGGATCCTGCCGGTCCGGGTCATCCTGGAGTCCAAGGACCCGGCCCGCGCCAAGGCGCGCAAGTCCCGAGGTACCGCCCTCGCCGACGGCATCCGCTGGGCCGCGGACAACGGCGCCGACGTCATCAACCTCTCCCTGGGCGACGACAGCGAATCCGCCCACCCCGACCCCGGCGAGGACGCGGCCATCCAGTACGCCCTGTCCAAGGGCGTCCCCGTGGTCGCGTCGGCCGGCAACGGCGGGGAGAAGGGGGACAGGATCTCCTACCCCGCCGCCTACCCCGGGGTGATCGCGGTCGCCGCCGTCGACGAGTACGGCACGCACGCCTCGTTCTCCACCCGCCGCTGGTACGCCACCGTCAGCGCCCCCGGCGTCGACATCGTGGTCGCCAACCCGGACGGGCACTACTACATCGAGTGGGGCACCTCGGCCGCCGCCGCTTTCGTCTCCGGCGCGGTCGCCCTGGTCCGTGCCGCCCACCCGGGCCTCGACCCGGTCCAGATCAAGAAGCTCCTCGCCGACACCGCACGCGACGCCCCCGCCCAGGGCCGCGACGACGCCCGCGGCTACGGGATCGTCGACCCGGCGGAGGCCATCGAGGCGGGCGCCCGGCTCCGCCCGGCCGACCTGGACGCCAAGGCCGCCCCGGCGGGACACCGAGGGCGGTACTTCGGCGACGGCCCGGCCCCGGCCCGTACCGCCGACGCGACGGCCAACTGGGCGG
- a CDS encoding amino acid deaminase/aldolase translates to MTAPSADRTRYNRATAHLDAPVAIVDLEAFDANADDLVRRAAGKPVRVASKSVRCRALLERVLARPGFAGVMSYTLAESLWLARAGFDDVLLAYPSADRSAFAELAADPKLADAVTVMVDDHAQLELIDASRAGGREEIRVCLELDTSLRMLGGRVRIGALRSPLRSPAHLAELARSVARRPGFRLVGLMAYEGHVAGVGDALAGRPLRSRAIRLMQSAARKELAVRRAEAVRAVRAVAPDLEFVNGGGTGSVQHTAAESAVTEIAAGSGLYVPRLFDNYTSFTGRPAALFAQPVVRRPGVGVVTVLGGGYPASGAAGADRSPVPYLPEGLRYDAQEGAGEVQTPLLGSPADDLLIGDKVWFRHAKAGELCERFDALHLIEGDRVTASVPTYRGEGRTFL, encoded by the coding sequence ATGACTGCCCCTTCCGCTGACCGGACCCGCTACAACCGGGCCACCGCCCATCTCGACGCCCCGGTCGCGATCGTCGATCTTGAGGCGTTCGACGCCAACGCCGACGATCTGGTGCGGCGGGCGGCCGGGAAGCCGGTCCGCGTGGCGAGCAAGTCCGTGCGGTGCCGGGCCCTGCTGGAGCGGGTGCTCGCGCGTCCCGGGTTCGCGGGGGTCATGTCGTACACGCTGGCGGAGTCGCTGTGGCTGGCCCGGGCCGGCTTCGACGACGTCCTGCTGGCCTACCCGTCGGCCGACCGGTCCGCGTTCGCCGAGCTGGCCGCCGATCCGAAGCTGGCCGACGCCGTGACCGTGATGGTCGACGACCACGCCCAGCTGGAGCTGATCGACGCGTCCCGGGCGGGCGGGCGGGAGGAGATCCGGGTCTGCCTGGAGCTGGACACCTCGCTGCGGATGCTCGGCGGCCGGGTCCGGATCGGGGCGCTTCGCTCACCTCTGCGCTCCCCCGCGCACCTCGCCGAGCTGGCCCGCTCGGTGGCCCGCAGGCCGGGCTTCCGGCTGGTGGGGCTGATGGCGTACGAGGGGCATGTCGCCGGGGTCGGCGACGCGCTGGCGGGGCGGCCGCTGCGGTCCCGGGCGATCCGGCTGATGCAGTCGGCCGCCCGCAAGGAGCTGGCGGTGCGCCGGGCCGAGGCGGTGCGGGCGGTCCGGGCGGTCGCACCGGACCTGGAGTTCGTGAACGGCGGCGGCACGGGCAGCGTGCAGCACACGGCGGCCGAGTCCGCGGTGACGGAGATCGCGGCCGGTTCGGGGCTGTACGTGCCCCGGCTGTTCGACAACTACACGTCGTTCACCGGCCGGCCCGCGGCCCTGTTCGCGCAGCCCGTGGTGCGCCGGCCCGGCGTGGGCGTGGTGACGGTGCTCGGCGGCGGCTATCCGGCGTCCGGCGCGGCCGGTGCCGACCGCTCCCCGGTGCCGTATCTGCCGGAGGGGCTCCGCTACGACGCGCAGGAGGGCGCGGGCGAGGTGCAGACCCCGCTGCTGGGCTCCCCCGCCGACGACCTGCTGATCGGCGACAAGGTCTGGTTCCGGCACGCCAAGGCCGGGGAACTGTGCGAGCGCTTCGACGCGCTGCACCTGATCGAGGGCGACCGGGTCACGGCGAGTGTTCCGACGTACCGGGGCGAGGGGCGGACCTTCCTCTGA
- a CDS encoding DUF2510 domain-containing protein codes for MSYVTPPGWYPDTGAPGHERWWDGTAWTVHTRPLAAAHAAPEQPPAPAAFGPPSLPLPHQRDPRGEAAGGSRTKVLAITLSGVLVLGAAVAGAVLLGRDEGGTPAAPTTTTSPPAPVTAPTATASSAEPAPEEDPTVLVDQLNGITVPVPKGWEKPKSTSDDAPTIRTEQSYDCPGGASFCYHGTVSTRTARGGETDVRALAEADIVTAADRAYEEDNLGRRTHGGITSHKVLKAQELTVAGRTGYLVRWQVTTGKGPGGYVQSLAFPSSVGTGTPVLVRFAFDAEVPGLPLSLMDTITRGIRPLGDSATSGGVGASIGP; via the coding sequence ATGAGCTACGTGACGCCGCCCGGCTGGTACCCGGACACGGGCGCACCCGGCCACGAGCGCTGGTGGGACGGCACGGCCTGGACCGTGCACACCCGCCCGCTCGCCGCCGCCCACGCCGCACCGGAACAGCCGCCCGCCCCCGCGGCGTTCGGCCCGCCGTCGCTTCCGCTCCCGCACCAGCGCGACCCCCGGGGCGAGGCCGCCGGCGGCAGCCGGACGAAGGTCCTGGCGATCACGCTCTCCGGGGTGCTGGTCCTGGGCGCGGCCGTCGCGGGCGCCGTGCTGCTGGGCCGCGACGAGGGCGGTACGCCGGCGGCTCCGACGACGACCACCTCGCCCCCGGCCCCCGTCACCGCCCCCACGGCCACCGCCTCCTCCGCCGAGCCCGCCCCGGAGGAGGACCCCACCGTCCTCGTCGACCAGCTCAACGGGATCACCGTGCCGGTGCCCAAGGGCTGGGAGAAGCCGAAGAGCACCTCCGACGACGCCCCCACCATCCGCACCGAGCAGTCCTACGACTGCCCCGGAGGCGCGTCGTTCTGCTACCACGGCACGGTCTCCACCCGCACCGCCCGGGGCGGCGAGACCGATGTCAGGGCCCTGGCCGAGGCCGATATCGTCACCGCCGCCGACAGGGCCTACGAGGAGGACAACCTCGGCCGGCGCACCCACGGCGGCATCACCTCCCACAAGGTCCTCAAGGCCCAGGAGCTGACCGTCGCCGGCCGCACCGGTTACCTGGTGCGCTGGCAGGTCACCACCGGCAAGGGGCCCGGCGGCTACGTGCAGTCCCTCGCCTTCCCCTCCTCGGTGGGCACCGGGACGCCGGTGCTCGTCCGGTTCGCGTTCGACGCCGAGGTCCCCGGCCTGCCGCTGTCCCTGATGGACACGATCACCCGGGGCATCCGCCCGCTCGGCGACAGCGCGACGAGCGGCGGAGTGGGCGCGTCCATCGGCCCCTGA
- a CDS encoding LysR family transcriptional regulator has protein sequence MTGDDTHATHAPHAPHVPLSHRVPDLGALELLLAVARHGSLGRAAREVGITQPAASSRVRSMERQLGVALLDRSPRGSRLTDAGALVTDWARRVVEAAEAFDAGAQALRDRRDSRLRVAASMTIAEYLLPGWLIALRGERPATAVSLRVGNSADVARRLVTGEADLGFVEGLSIPEGLDGTVIAHDRLVVVVAPSHPWARRRAPLLPGELAATPLILREHGSGTRQVLDAALAVHGGLARPLLELSSTTAVKGAAESGAGPCVLSELALGEELSSRRLVKVSVAGVRLRRQLRAVWPGGHRPTGPARDLLSLTGRDA, from the coding sequence ATGACCGGCGACGACACCCACGCAACCCACGCACCCCACGCACCCCACGTCCCCCTCTCCCACCGGGTCCCCGACCTCGGCGCGCTGGAGCTGCTCCTCGCCGTCGCCCGGCACGGCAGCCTCGGCCGGGCCGCCCGGGAGGTCGGCATCACCCAACCCGCCGCCTCCAGCCGCGTCCGGTCCATGGAGCGACAGCTCGGTGTCGCCCTCCTGGACCGTTCCCCGCGCGGCTCCCGGCTCACCGACGCGGGCGCGCTGGTCACCGACTGGGCGCGCCGGGTCGTCGAGGCGGCGGAGGCCTTCGACGCCGGCGCCCAGGCGCTGCGTGACCGCCGCGACTCCCGGCTGCGGGTCGCCGCCAGCATGACGATCGCCGAGTACCTGCTGCCGGGCTGGCTCATCGCCCTGCGCGGGGAGCGCCCGGCCACCGCGGTCTCGCTCCGCGTCGGCAACTCCGCGGACGTCGCCCGCCGCCTGGTCACCGGCGAGGCCGACCTGGGCTTCGTCGAGGGACTGTCGATACCGGAGGGTCTCGACGGCACCGTCATCGCCCACGACCGCCTCGTCGTCGTGGTCGCCCCCAGCCACCCCTGGGCCCGCCGCCGCGCCCCGCTGCTGCCCGGTGAACTCGCCGCCACCCCGCTGATCCTGCGCGAGCACGGCTCCGGCACCCGCCAGGTCCTGGACGCGGCGCTCGCCGTGCACGGCGGGCTGGCGCGGCCCCTGCTGGAACTCTCCTCCACCACGGCGGTCAAGGGCGCGGCGGAGAGCGGCGCGGGACCCTGCGTCCTGAGCGAACTCGCCCTCGGCGAGGAGCTGTCGTCCCGCCGCCTCGTCAAGGTCTCCGTCGCGGGCGTACGGCTGCGCCGCCAACTGCGCGCCGTCTGGCCGGGCGGCCACCGCCCCACCGGCCCCGCCCGCGATCTGCTGTCCCTGACCGGCCGCGACGCCTGA
- a CDS encoding TDT family transporter, with product MAIFPRTRTDVPSPPAALPTLPAEASGDSTRLPTLPAEAPGDPARLPSLRHIGPNWYASVMGTAIVASAGAMLPVDVPGLRAACTVVWALSALLLLAVLTARAGHWFCHRDQARAHLLDPAVAPFYGCLSMALMAVGGATLTVGQDVVGARAALALDVVLFVAGTAVGLVAAVAVPYLMVVRHRPAPGTASPVWLLPLVAPMVSASQGALLVPHVSAGQGREALLLACYAMFGLSLLATLVVLPLVFSRLVHHGPLPLALTPTLFLVLGPLGQSTTAVNQLADAAPGAVGAPYASAFGAFAVLYGVPVMGFALLWLALATAMVVRAARNGMGFAMTWWAFTFPVGTCVTGAAGLARHTGLDALTWLAVALYVALVAAWAAAGARTALGVLSGALTAAPVPPRPATARTT from the coding sequence ATGGCCATCTTTCCGCGGACCCGGACCGACGTCCCATCACCGCCCGCCGCGCTTCCGACCCTCCCGGCGGAGGCGTCCGGTGACTCGACGCGGCTGCCGACCCTCCCGGCGGAGGCGCCCGGCGACCCGGCGCGGCTGCCGTCGCTGCGGCACATCGGCCCGAACTGGTACGCGAGCGTCATGGGCACCGCGATCGTCGCGAGCGCCGGCGCGATGCTCCCGGTGGACGTTCCCGGACTGCGCGCCGCGTGCACCGTGGTGTGGGCGCTGTCGGCCCTGCTGCTCCTGGCCGTCCTCACCGCGCGGGCCGGGCACTGGTTCTGCCACCGCGACCAGGCACGCGCCCATCTCCTGGACCCGGCCGTCGCCCCGTTCTACGGCTGTCTGTCGATGGCGTTGATGGCCGTCGGCGGGGCCACCCTGACGGTGGGCCAGGACGTGGTGGGCGCGCGGGCGGCGCTCGCGCTGGATGTGGTGCTGTTCGTGGCGGGCACGGCGGTCGGTCTGGTGGCCGCTGTCGCGGTGCCGTATCTGATGGTCGTACGCCACCGTCCCGCGCCCGGGACCGCGTCGCCTGTCTGGCTGTTGCCGCTGGTGGCCCCGATGGTGTCGGCCTCGCAGGGCGCGCTGCTGGTGCCGCACGTCTCCGCCGGGCAGGGGCGCGAGGCGCTGCTGCTGGCCTGTTACGCGATGTTCGGCCTGTCCCTGCTGGCCACGCTGGTGGTGCTGCCGCTGGTCTTCTCCCGGCTGGTCCACCACGGTCCGCTGCCGCTCGCGCTGACCCCGACGCTGTTTCTGGTGCTGGGGCCGCTCGGGCAGTCGACGACCGCCGTCAACCAGCTGGCCGACGCCGCCCCGGGGGCGGTCGGGGCCCCCTACGCCTCCGCGTTCGGCGCGTTCGCCGTGCTGTACGGGGTGCCGGTGATGGGCTTCGCGCTGCTGTGGCTGGCCCTGGCGACCGCGATGGTGGTGCGGGCCGCGCGGAACGGGATGGGGTTCGCGATGACGTGGTGGGCGTTCACCTTCCCCGTCGGTACGTGTGTGACGGGCGCGGCGGGTCTGGCGCGGCACACCGGTCTCGACGCGCTGACCTGGCTGGCGGTGGCGCTGTACGTCGCCCTGGTCGCGGCGTGGGCGGCGGCCGGGGCGCGGACGGCGCTCGGGGTCCTCAGCGGAGCGCTGACGGCAGCGCCCGTGCCGCCTCGGCCAGCGACGGCCCGTACCACGTGA
- a CDS encoding helical backbone metal receptor, which produces MRVVSLVPSLTEAVARTAPGLLVGVTDWCTHPADLTAARVGGTKNPDVAAITALAPDLVIANEEENRVPDLDALRAAGLDVLVTEVRTLDQALAELHRVLVDGCGLARPRWLDEAEAAWAALPAPSGTPRPAAVPIWRRPWMVLGHDTFAGDLLARLDIRNVYADHAERYPRIPLDELNASGAELIVLPDEPYRFTADDGPEAFPALPTALVDGRLLTWYGPSLAEAARALPSALR; this is translated from the coding sequence GTGCGCGTCGTCTCCCTGGTCCCCTCGCTCACCGAGGCCGTCGCCCGCACCGCACCCGGGCTGCTCGTCGGGGTCACTGACTGGTGCACGCACCCCGCGGATCTCACCGCCGCCCGCGTCGGCGGCACGAAGAACCCGGACGTGGCCGCGATCACCGCCCTCGCCCCCGACCTCGTGATCGCCAACGAGGAGGAGAACCGGGTCCCCGACCTCGACGCGCTCCGGGCGGCCGGGCTCGACGTCCTGGTCACCGAGGTCCGCACCCTGGACCAGGCACTCGCCGAACTGCACCGGGTCCTCGTCGACGGCTGCGGGCTGGCCAGGCCCCGCTGGCTGGACGAGGCGGAGGCCGCCTGGGCCGCGCTGCCCGCGCCCTCCGGGACCCCGCGCCCCGCCGCCGTACCGATCTGGCGCAGGCCCTGGATGGTGCTGGGCCACGACACCTTCGCCGGCGACCTCCTCGCCCGCCTCGACATCCGCAACGTGTACGCCGACCACGCCGAGCGCTACCCGCGCATCCCGCTCGACGAGCTGAACGCCTCCGGGGCCGAGCTGATCGTGCTGCCCGACGAGCCCTACCGCTTCACCGCGGACGACGGACCCGAGGCCTTCCCCGCCCTGCCCACCGCACTCGTCGACGGGCGGCTGCTCACGTGGTACGGGCCGTCGCTGGCCGAGGCGGCACGGGCGCTGCCGTCAGCGCTCCGCTGA
- a CDS encoding helix-turn-helix domain-containing protein, with product MDDKDTPRVGAAVRRRRRTLGLTLAAVASRSGLSVPFLSQIENERARPSARSLDRVAEALETTTGRLRAAADSARAVDVVRAEEGEGVRRLVRGRHQLSALEFTGEPDLGREFQHRNDELMYVVEGAVDVEAEGQVHRLEHGDTLFLSGGVRHRWRATLPGTRLLVVSVAEHIDATFDSRR from the coding sequence ATGGACGACAAGGACACACCGCGGGTGGGCGCCGCCGTCCGCCGACGGCGCAGAACCCTGGGCCTCACGCTGGCCGCGGTCGCCTCGCGCAGCGGCCTCTCCGTGCCCTTCCTCAGCCAGATCGAGAACGAGCGCGCCCGCCCCAGCGCCCGTTCCCTCGACCGGGTCGCCGAAGCGCTGGAGACCACCACCGGGCGCCTGCGGGCCGCCGCCGACTCCGCGCGCGCGGTCGACGTCGTCCGGGCCGAGGAGGGTGAGGGCGTACGCCGCCTGGTGCGCGGCCGGCATCAGCTCAGCGCCCTGGAGTTCACCGGCGAACCGGACCTCGGACGCGAGTTCCAGCACCGCAACGACGAGTTGATGTACGTCGTCGAGGGCGCCGTCGACGTCGAGGCCGAGGGCCAGGTCCACCGCCTGGAACACGGCGACACCCTGTTCCTCTCCGGCGGGGTCCGCCACCGCTGGCGCGCCACCCTGCCCGGCACCCGGCTGCTGGTCGTCTCGGTGGCCGAACACATCGACGCCACGTTCGACTCACGCCGCTGA
- a CDS encoding ABC transporter permease/substrate binding protein translates to MFRLPLGEWVDSAVDWLQTHLAWLFDAISSLVGGMFDGIAAVLSAPAPLLFAGIVAVIAWWLRGLPAALLTFVGFALIDSVELWDEAMDTLTLVLVATLVTLVIAVPLGIWASRSRTVSAITRPVLDFMQTMPAMVYLIPGVIFFGVGVVPGIIATIIFALPPGVRMTELGIRQVDGELVEAAEAFGTTSRNTLLRVQLPLALPTIMAGINQVIMLGLSMVVIAGMVGGGGLGGSVYRAIGNVDVGLGFEAGISIVILAMYLDRMTGALGTEVSPLGRRAVAKAQAMAEGWKIWTYRPQPRIAAVGIVVLALVAGSMSVFGGGSKDDTAGKAALIGDGKKVSIGYIPWDEGIASTFLWKEMLERRGFEVDVKQYEAGALYTGMANGQIDFQTDSWLPVTHASYWAKYKDRLEDLGAWYAPTSLELAVPAYMKDVQTMDDLKGRASEFKGRIVGIEPSAGEMGLLKDKLLPGYGLDKEYKLIDGSTPSMLAELKRAYAKKEPIVVPLWSPHWAYNEYDLTKLKDPKGLWGEGDGVHTLARKGFSAENPVVSKWLKDFKMSEKQLTSLEAQIQKSGSGKEQEAVRVWLKDNPGVADTWSPVPEDAKADGGKDERDRAVEVAWFPWEEDIAATYLWKAVLEERGYKINLKQFEVGPMYAAMSRGQIDVQFDGWLPYTQKNYWDKYGDKLTDLGSWYGPTSIEVAVPDYVKDVKTLDDLKGKGSDFKGRIVGIEPGTATMENLKKNVLPSYGLDKEYEVLDSSTPGMLAELKRAYAKKEPIAVLLWTPHWAYNEYGMTKLKDPKKAFGEGDRLHTIASKEFPKQYPQLTKWFKDFKLTEEQLGGLENEIQKRGVGHEEEAVKAWMDDNPGIADTMAPQ, encoded by the coding sequence GTGTTTAGGCTCCCCCTCGGCGAATGGGTCGACTCCGCGGTCGACTGGCTGCAGACCCACCTCGCCTGGCTCTTCGACGCCATCAGCTCCCTCGTCGGCGGCATGTTCGACGGCATAGCCGCCGTCCTGTCCGCCCCCGCGCCGCTGCTCTTCGCGGGCATCGTCGCCGTCATCGCCTGGTGGCTGCGCGGCCTGCCCGCGGCGCTGCTCACCTTCGTCGGGTTCGCCCTCATCGACTCCGTCGAACTGTGGGACGAGGCGATGGACACCCTCACCCTGGTGCTCGTCGCGACGCTGGTCACCCTGGTCATCGCCGTGCCCCTGGGCATCTGGGCCTCCCGGTCCAGGACGGTCAGCGCGATCACCCGGCCGGTCCTGGACTTCATGCAGACCATGCCCGCCATGGTCTACCTGATCCCCGGCGTCATCTTCTTCGGCGTCGGCGTGGTCCCCGGCATCATCGCCACCATCATCTTCGCGCTGCCCCCGGGCGTCCGGATGACCGAGCTCGGCATCCGCCAGGTCGACGGCGAACTCGTCGAGGCGGCCGAGGCGTTCGGCACCACCTCGCGCAACACCCTGCTGCGCGTCCAGCTGCCGCTCGCCCTGCCCACGATCATGGCCGGAATCAACCAGGTCATCATGCTCGGCCTGTCCATGGTCGTCATCGCGGGCATGGTCGGCGGCGGCGGCCTCGGCGGCTCCGTCTACCGCGCCATCGGCAACGTCGACGTCGGCCTCGGCTTCGAGGCGGGCATCTCCATCGTCATCCTCGCCATGTACCTGGACCGGATGACCGGCGCGCTGGGCACCGAGGTCTCCCCGCTGGGCCGCCGCGCGGTCGCCAAGGCCCAGGCCATGGCCGAGGGCTGGAAGATCTGGACCTATCGCCCGCAGCCCCGCATCGCGGCCGTCGGCATCGTCGTCCTCGCGCTCGTCGCGGGCAGCATGAGCGTCTTCGGTGGCGGCTCCAAGGACGACACGGCCGGCAAGGCCGCCCTGATCGGTGACGGCAAGAAGGTCAGCATCGGCTACATCCCGTGGGACGAGGGCATCGCCTCCACCTTCCTCTGGAAGGAGATGCTGGAGCGGCGCGGCTTCGAGGTCGACGTCAAGCAGTACGAGGCCGGCGCGCTGTACACCGGTATGGCCAACGGGCAGATCGACTTCCAGACCGACTCGTGGCTGCCGGTCACCCACGCCAGCTACTGGGCGAAGTACAAGGACCGGCTGGAGGACCTCGGCGCGTGGTACGCCCCGACCTCGCTGGAGCTCGCCGTCCCCGCGTACATGAAGGACGTCCAGACCATGGACGACCTGAAGGGCCGGGCGTCCGAGTTCAAGGGCCGGATCGTCGGCATCGAGCCGAGCGCCGGCGAGATGGGCCTGCTCAAGGACAAGCTGCTGCCGGGCTACGGCCTGGACAAGGAGTACAAGCTCATCGACGGCTCCACGCCGTCCATGCTGGCCGAGCTGAAGCGCGCGTACGCCAAGAAGGAACCGATCGTCGTTCCGCTCTGGTCGCCGCACTGGGCCTACAACGAGTACGACCTCACCAAGCTCAAGGACCCCAAGGGCCTCTGGGGCGAGGGTGACGGCGTCCATACCCTGGCGCGCAAGGGCTTCTCCGCCGAGAACCCCGTGGTCAGCAAGTGGCTCAAGGACTTCAAGATGAGCGAGAAGCAGCTCACCAGCCTTGAGGCCCAGATCCAGAAGTCCGGCTCCGGCAAGGAGCAGGAAGCCGTCCGCGTCTGGCTGAAGGACAACCCGGGCGTCGCCGACACGTGGTCCCCGGTCCCGGAGGACGCCAAGGCCGACGGCGGCAAGGACGAGCGTGACCGTGCCGTCGAGGTCGCCTGGTTCCCCTGGGAGGAGGACATCGCCGCCACGTACCTGTGGAAGGCGGTCCTGGAGGAGCGCGGCTACAAGATCAACCTCAAGCAGTTCGAGGTCGGCCCGATGTACGCCGCGATGTCACGCGGCCAGATCGACGTGCAGTTCGACGGCTGGCTGCCGTACACCCAGAAGAATTACTGGGACAAGTACGGCGACAAGCTGACCGACCTCGGCTCCTGGTACGGGCCGACGTCCATCGAGGTCGCCGTCCCCGACTACGTCAAGGACGTCAAGACCCTCGACGACCTCAAGGGCAAGGGCTCCGACTTCAAGGGCCGGATCGTCGGCATCGAGCCCGGCACCGCCACGATGGAGAACCTCAAGAAGAACGTCCTGCCGAGTTACGGCCTGGACAAGGAGTACGAGGTCCTCGACTCCTCCACGCCCGGCATGCTGGCCGAGCTGAAGCGCGCGTACGCCAAGAAGGAGCCCATCGCGGTCCTGCTGTGGACCCCGCACTGGGCGTACAACGAGTACGGCATGACCAAGCTGAAGGACCCGAAGAAGGCGTTCGGTGAGGGCGACCGGCTGCACACCATCGCCTCCAAGGAGTTCCCGAAGCAGTACCCGCAGCTGACGAAGTGGTTCAAGGACTTCAAGCTCACCGAGGAGCAGCTCGGCGGCCTGGAGAACGAGATCCAGAAGCGCGGTGTGGGGCACGAGGAGGAAGCCGTGAAGGCCTGGATGGACGACAACCCGGGCATCGCGGACACCATGGCGCCCCAGTAA
- a CDS encoding quaternary amine ABC transporter ATP-binding protein, giving the protein MRKLESGSGRDELRGEGTTAAVIDASFTVEPGQIFVVMGLSGSGKSTLLRMLNGLLDPTAGRVLFDGQDLTALSPRELRHVRSTKISMVFQHFALFPHRSVLENAAYGLEVQGVSREEREVRATEALRLTGLEGWEKSWPDELSGGMQQRVGLARALATDADLLLMDESFSALDPLIRRDMQDQLLELQKRLKKTIVFITHDLNEAMRLGDRIAVMRDGEIVQLGTAEDILVTPANDYVASFTQDVDRSRVLTAGAIMAEAHTVMGTRAADGKELRTPQDVLAAAPATVPESTPIIDLFTPCSQSSNPVAVTDAKGKLVGVVPSSRLLAVLGEPMTPAEAPHDTEPAAADGVKKVASV; this is encoded by the coding sequence GTGCGGAAGCTCGAGAGCGGCTCCGGCCGCGACGAGTTGCGCGGCGAGGGAACGACCGCAGCGGTGATCGACGCCTCGTTCACCGTGGAGCCGGGGCAGATCTTCGTCGTCATGGGGTTGTCCGGCTCGGGCAAGTCCACCCTGCTGCGGATGCTCAACGGTCTGCTCGACCCCACCGCGGGCCGGGTGCTCTTCGACGGCCAGGACCTGACCGCCCTGAGCCCCCGCGAACTGCGGCACGTCCGCTCCACCAAGATCAGCATGGTGTTCCAGCACTTCGCGCTCTTCCCCCACCGGAGCGTCCTGGAGAACGCCGCGTACGGCCTGGAGGTCCAGGGCGTGTCCCGCGAGGAGCGTGAGGTGCGCGCCACCGAGGCGCTGCGGCTGACCGGCCTCGAAGGCTGGGAGAAGTCCTGGCCCGACGAGCTGTCCGGCGGTATGCAGCAGCGCGTGGGCCTCGCCCGCGCGCTGGCCACCGACGCCGACCTGCTGCTCATGGACGAGTCCTTCAGCGCGCTCGACCCGCTGATCCGCCGTGACATGCAGGACCAGCTCCTGGAGCTCCAGAAGCGCCTGAAGAAGACCATCGTCTTCATCACCCACGACCTGAACGAGGCCATGCGCCTGGGCGACCGGATCGCCGTGATGCGCGACGGGGAGATCGTCCAGCTCGGCACCGCCGAGGACATCCTCGTCACCCCGGCCAACGACTACGTCGCCTCCTTCACCCAGGACGTCGACCGCTCCCGGGTGCTCACCGCGGGCGCGATCATGGCCGAGGCGCACACCGTGATGGGCACCAGGGCGGCGGACGGCAAGGAACTGCGCACCCCGCAGGACGTGCTGGCCGCGGCCCCCGCCACGGTCCCGGAGTCCACGCCGATCATCGACCTGTTCACGCCCTGCTCGCAGAGCTCGAACCCGGTCGCCGTGACCGACGCCAAGGGCAAGCTCGTCGGCGTCGTCCCCAGCTCCCGGCTCCTCGCCGTCCTGGGCGAGCCGATGACCCCGGCCGAGGCCCCCCACGACACCGAACCCGCGGCAGCGGACGGCGTGAAGAAGGTGGCCAGTGTTTAG